In Pontimonas salivibrio, the sequence TCGAAAACCTGGCCATCACGATGGGCCTTCCCACGCCCAAGGTCTACATCGTGAACGACCCGGCCCCAAACGCTTTTGCGACTGGACGCGACCCAGAACACGCTGCCGTCGCCGCCACAACGGGCCTCTTGGATCTGATGGACGACACCGAGTTAGAGGGCGTAATGGCCCACGAGATGGCTCACGTGAAAAACCTCGACATTCGTGTCACCACCATCGTGTTTGGGCTCGTGGTTGTTGTCGGACTGCTCGCTGATTTCCTCGCACGGATGGCCTTTTTTGGGGGCATGCGGCGAAATGGTGGTGGCGCACACCCGGTGTTGTTGATTGTGGGAATTTTGGCCATGGTTCTTGCGCCTTTACTGGCAGGGGTGATTCAGGCGGCGGTGTCGAGGCAACGGGAGTATTTGGCTGACGCAACAGGTGCTTTGACCACCCGGCACCCAGAGGGCTTGGCCAGTGCTCTGAACAAGCTTGGTGAATATGGCCGACCCTTGAAGCGCCAGCAGGCGTCCATGGCCCACCTCTGGATGGCTGACCCTATTCAGCCGGGAGTCATCGATCGAATGTTTCAAACCCACCCTCCTATTCCGGAGCGAATTAAGCGTTTGATGGACAATCGGGCCCGCTTCTAGGGCTGTTGTGCCAACAGCGACCTAGACTGTTTCCCATGCCATTGCCACGTCAACTCCGCGCGGGTCGGGAAAAACCGATAGTGCCACCGGGTGTGCAAATCGCTGCTGCCTGGTCGTGGCGCTTCATGGCCATCGTTGGCGCCCTAGCCGTCGCACTGCTGTTGGTTAT encodes:
- a CDS encoding M48 family metalloprotease, whose product is MYRAIAANKRNTYIIMAGFVLIVAALGFLAAAMFGDGSGLIFWAVLAGALIYVVIQYYQAGKQALAMAGAQEIQKRDNPRLYRIVENLAITMGLPTPKVYIVNDPAPNAFATGRDPEHAAVAATTGLLDLMDDTELEGVMAHEMAHVKNLDIRVTTIVFGLVVVVGLLADFLARMAFFGGMRRNGGGAHPVLLIVGILAMVLAPLLAGVIQAAVSRQREYLADATGALTTRHPEGLASALNKLGEYGRPLKRQQASMAHLWMADPIQPGVIDRMFQTHPPIPERIKRLMDNRARF